A portion of the Glycine max cultivar Williams 82 chromosome 10, Glycine_max_v4.0, whole genome shotgun sequence genome contains these proteins:
- the LOC100781297 gene encoding probable voltage-gated potassium channel subunit beta: MQYKNLGRSGLKVSQLSYGAWVSFGNQLDVKEAKALLQCCRDHGVNFFDNAEVYANGRAEEIMGQAIRELGWKRSDIVVSTKIFWGGQGPNDKGLSRKHVVEGTKASLKRLDMEYVDVLYCHRPDSSTPIEETVRAMNHVIDRGWAFYWGTSEWSAQQITEAWAVAQRLDLVGPIVEQPEYNLLSRHKVESEFLPLYTNYGTGLTTWSPLASGVLTGKYKKGVIPPDSRFALENYKNLASRSLVDDVLKKVDGLKPIAEELGVPLSQLAIAWCAANPNVSSVICGATKESQIQENMKAIDVIPLLTPVVMEKIEAVVQSKPKRPESYR; the protein is encoded by the exons ATGCAGTACAAGAACCTGGGCCGATCGGGACTGAAGGTGAGCCAGCTCTCCTACGGGGCGTGGGTGAGCTTCGGTAACCAGCTAGACGTGAAGGAGGCCAAGGCCCTCCTCCAGTGCTGCCGCGACCACGGCGTGAACTTCTTCGACAACGCCGAGGTCTACGCCAACGGCCGCGCCGAGGAAATCATGGGCCAGGCCATCCGGGAGCTGGGCTGGAAGCGCTCCGACATTGTCGTTTCCACCAAGATATTTTGGGGTGGACAGGGGCCCAACGACAAGGGGCTCTCCCGCAAGCACGTCGTTGAGGGAACCAAGGCCTCCTTGAAACGCCTCGACATGGAATACGTGGATGTTCTCTACTGTCACCGCCCGGATTCCTCTACTCCCATAGAGGAAACCGTGAGGGCCATGAACCATGTTATTGATAGGGGCTGGGCCTTCTACTGGGGCACTAGCGAGTGGTCGGCTCAGCAGATCACCGAGGCGTGGGCTGTGGCTCAGAGATTGGACCTTGTTGGGCCTATTGTTGAACAGCCTGAGTATAACCTCTTGTCCAGGCACAAG GTTGAGTCGGAGTTTCTTCCTCTGTACACCAACTATGGCACAGGCCTCACTACATGGAGTCCTCTTGCCTCTGGAGTGCTCACTGGGAAATATAAGAAAGGAGTTATACCACCAGATAGCAGATTCGCTTTGGAAAATTACAAA aatcTGGCGTCGAGGTCGCTGGTTGATGATGTGCTTAAGAAGGTTGATGGATTGAAGCCAATTGCGGAAGAGCTTGGTGTGCCGTTGTCTCAGCTTGCAATTGCGTGGTGTGCTGCTAATCCTAATGTTTCCTCGGTTATCTGTGGTGCTACAAAGGAGTCTCAG ATTCAAGAGAACATGAAAGCAATCGATGTCATTCCATTATTGACTCCTGTTGTGATGGAGAAGATTGAGGCTGTTGTTCAAAGCAAGCCAAAACGCCCTGAATCGTACCGATGA